A genomic segment from Panulirus ornatus isolate Po-2019 chromosome 20, ASM3632096v1, whole genome shotgun sequence encodes:
- the LOC139755884 gene encoding venom protease-like, giving the protein MKFLNYALLCGLVLLAYLLSPAQSQRQELRARRRMMCDGVCKAFTCGTPNRDGRVVGGVQTSPGEYPWLVSLFHRRKLYCSATLVTDRHLITAAHCLKRVTKASMDIVLGMYNKTNPNEATRQVRKAEQWWAHKDFERRSFNNDIGIILLNESVTITKYVRPVCLPESLDRDYVGEMGIVAGWGRQSEDGKPSTILREVSVPIMSNAECKTTKYKPQEITSNMMCAGYTEGKIDACQGDSGGPLVFDNGASFDIIGVVSWGQGCARARYPGVYTRISKYWEFITSKINLGCSCPRP; this is encoded by the exons AGCCAGAGACAAGAACTAAGGGcccgcaggaggatgatgtgtgaCGGAGTGTGCAAAGCCTTCA CCTGCGGAACTCCTAATCGTGACGGACGAGTGGTGGGCGGAGTACAGACATCACCGGGCGAGTACCCGTGGCTGGTGTCCCTCTTCCACCGTAGGAAGCTGTACTGTAGCGCAACCCTCGTCACCGACAGACATCTCATCACCGCTGCCCACTGTCTCAAGAG GGTCACCAAGGCGTCTATGGATATTGTGCTTGGCATGTACAACAAAACCAACCCGAACGAGGCTACACGCCAGGTCCGTAAAGCAGAACAATGGTGGGCTCATAAAGATTTTGAACGTCGCTCTTTCAACAACGACATTGGCATTATCCTTCTCAACGAATCGGTCACCATCACCAAATACGTCAGACCCGTGTGTCTCCCTGAATCACTGG ACAGGGACTACGTAGGCGAGATGGGTATTGTAGCCGGGTGGGGACGTCAGTCCGAGGATGGAAAACCCAGCACTATTTTGCGTGAGGTGAGCGTCCCTATCATGAGCAATGCCGAGTGTAAGACGACGAAGTACAAGCCACAGGAGATCACCAGCAACATGATGTGTGCTGGGTACACCGAGGGCAAGATTGATGCCTGCCAG GGTGACAGCGGCGGACCTCTTGTCTTTGATAATGGCGCAAGCTTTGATATCATTG GTGTGGTGTCGTGGGGCCAAGGATGTGCTCGGGCCAGATACCCAGGAGTCTACACACGCATCTCTAAGTACTGGGAATTCATCACCTCTAAAATAAACCTCGGTTGCTCCTGTCCTCGTCCGTAA